The proteins below are encoded in one region of Peribacillus muralis:
- the secA gene encoding preprotein translocase subunit SecA translates to MLNILNKVFDPNKREIKRLEKIADQVEALADGTAALSDEQLRAKTEEFKGRYQNGETVDDLLVEAFAVAREGAKRALGLYPYRVQIMGGASLHDGNISEMKTGEGKTLTSTMPVYLNALTGKGVHVVTVNEYLAHRDASEMGVLFEFLGLTVGLNLNSHSKEEKQEAYNADVTYSTNNELGFDYLRDNMVLYKEQMVQRPLHFAVIDEVDSILIDEARTPLIISGSAQKSAQLYIQANAFVRTLQKEKDYTYDEKTKGVQLTEEGMNRAEKAFNIDNLFDISHVTLNHHINQALKAHVSMHLDVDYVVQEGEIVIVDQFTGRLMKGRRYSEGLHQAIEAKEGLEIQNESMTLATITFQNYFRMYEKLSGMTGTAKTEEEEFRNIYNMNVIAIPTNRNIIRDDRADLIYASTDGKFRAVVEDIAERHAMGQPVLVGTVAIETSEVISAYLSKKGIPHDVLNAKNHEREAEIIANAGNQGSVTIATNMAGRGTDIKLGEGVKELGGLAVIGTERHESRRIDNQLRGRSGRQGDPGVTQFYLSMEDELMRRFGSDNMKNMMTRLGMDDSQPIQSKMVTRAVESAQKRVEGNNFDSRKQLLQYDDVLRQQREIIYKQRFDVMESENLREIVETMIAASIQRNVGAFAPMGDEEGWNLQGLVDYLNGNLFDEGSITIADLEEKNEAELVEYILAKVKNDYDQKEDELSEEQMREFEKVIVLRAVDSKWMDHIDAMEQLRQGIHLRAYGQIDPLREYQSEGFAMFEAMIASMEDEVAKYIMKAEIRNNLERKEVIKGQAVNPKEEDGGKVKKAPARKKDEVGRNTLCPCGSGKKYKNCHGSVG, encoded by the coding sequence ATGCTTAATATATTAAATAAAGTTTTTGATCCGAATAAGCGAGAAATTAAACGCCTGGAAAAAATTGCCGACCAAGTGGAAGCCTTGGCCGATGGGACGGCTGCCTTATCGGATGAACAGCTGCGTGCCAAAACGGAGGAGTTTAAAGGGCGCTACCAAAACGGGGAAACCGTCGATGACCTGCTCGTAGAGGCTTTTGCGGTAGCACGAGAAGGGGCGAAGCGTGCTCTTGGCCTATATCCTTACCGCGTTCAGATCATGGGCGGGGCATCTCTTCATGATGGGAATATCTCAGAGATGAAAACTGGGGAAGGTAAAACCTTAACATCCACCATGCCGGTTTATTTAAACGCGCTTACTGGTAAAGGTGTACATGTCGTTACAGTCAATGAATACTTGGCACACCGTGATGCTTCCGAGATGGGGGTGTTGTTTGAATTCCTTGGTTTGACAGTCGGCTTGAACTTGAACAGCCATTCAAAGGAAGAAAAACAAGAGGCGTATAATGCCGATGTTACGTATAGTACGAATAATGAATTAGGTTTTGATTACCTGCGTGACAATATGGTGTTATATAAAGAACAAATGGTTCAACGGCCCTTGCATTTTGCGGTCATTGATGAAGTCGATTCCATCTTGATTGATGAAGCGAGAACGCCGTTGATCATATCGGGTTCCGCACAAAAATCGGCCCAGCTTTATATCCAGGCCAATGCGTTTGTCAGAACGCTGCAAAAGGAAAAGGATTATACGTATGATGAAAAGACAAAGGGCGTACAGCTGACAGAAGAAGGCATGAACCGAGCCGAAAAAGCGTTCAATATCGATAATTTATTTGATATTAGCCACGTTACTTTGAATCATCATATCAACCAGGCATTGAAGGCGCATGTTTCCATGCATTTGGATGTGGATTATGTCGTTCAGGAAGGCGAGATCGTCATCGTCGATCAATTCACTGGCCGTTTGATGAAAGGGCGTCGTTACAGTGAAGGCCTCCACCAGGCGATCGAAGCGAAAGAGGGGCTTGAAATTCAAAATGAAAGCATGACTCTTGCGACGATCACGTTCCAGAATTATTTCCGGATGTACGAAAAACTTTCCGGTATGACTGGTACTGCCAAAACGGAGGAAGAGGAATTCCGCAATATCTATAATATGAATGTCATCGCCATCCCGACAAACAGGAATATCATAAGGGATGACCGTGCCGATCTTATTTACGCCTCCACCGATGGAAAATTCCGGGCAGTTGTCGAGGACATCGCCGAAAGGCATGCCATGGGGCAGCCTGTGCTTGTCGGAACGGTTGCAATTGAAACGTCTGAAGTCATTTCAGCCTATTTATCTAAAAAGGGAATCCCTCACGACGTCTTGAACGCGAAGAATCATGAACGTGAAGCGGAAATCATTGCCAATGCAGGTAATCAAGGTTCCGTTACAATCGCCACGAACATGGCTGGCCGTGGTACGGATATCAAGCTTGGAGAAGGTGTCAAGGAGCTCGGCGGCCTTGCTGTCATCGGTACTGAGCGTCATGAAAGCAGGCGCATCGATAACCAGCTGCGCGGTCGTTCGGGCCGTCAGGGAGATCCTGGGGTCACACAATTCTACTTATCGATGGAAGATGAATTGATGCGCCGTTTCGGCTCCGATAATATGAAGAATATGATGACACGCCTCGGTATGGATGATTCCCAGCCAATTCAAAGCAAGATGGTGACGAGAGCCGTTGAATCTGCCCAGAAACGGGTGGAAGGCAATAACTTCGATTCACGTAAGCAATTACTGCAATATGATGATGTCCTTCGTCAACAACGGGAAATCATCTATAAACAGCGCTTCGATGTGATGGAAAGCGAAAATTTACGTGAAATCGTCGAAACGATGATAGCGGCCTCCATCCAGCGCAATGTGGGGGCATTCGCACCGATGGGTGATGAGGAAGGCTGGAACCTGCAAGGACTGGTCGATTACTTGAATGGTAACTTATTCGATGAGGGATCGATCACTATTGCCGATTTAGAAGAAAAAAATGAGGCTGAATTGGTTGAATACATTTTAGCCAAAGTGAAAAATGACTATGACCAAAAAGAAGATGAGCTATCCGAAGAGCAAATGCGTGAATTCGAAAAGGTCATCGTTCTTCGTGCGGTCGACAGCAAATGGATGGATCATATCGATGCAATGGAGCAATTGCGTCAAGGGATTCACCTTCGTGCTTATGGTCAGATCGATCCGCTTCGTGAATATCAATCAGAGGGCTTTGCCATGTTTGAGGCGATGATAGCCTCGATGGAGGACGAAGTCGCTAAATACATTATGAAAGCCGAGATCCGCAACAACCTGGAGCGGAAGGAAGTCATAAAAGGACAAGCGGTAAACCCGAAGGAAGAAGACGGCGGTAAAGTGAAAAAGGCACCGGCCCGTAAAAAGGATGAAGTTGGGCGAAACACGCTATGCCCATGCGGCAGTGGGAAAAAATATAAGAATTGCCATGGCAGTGTAGGTTAA
- a CDS encoding helix-turn-helix domain-containing protein, with protein MIGERVKKLREEKKMSMTELADKAGVAKSYLSSLERNLQTNPSIQFLEKISAVLNIPVDALLYDAPNKEALDNDWMKIVEEAMKSGVSKQQFREFIEFNKWRKDKE; from the coding sequence ATGATTGGTGAACGTGTAAAAAAACTGCGTGAAGAAAAAAAGATGTCAATGACTGAACTAGCCGATAAAGCCGGGGTGGCGAAGTCTTACTTAAGTTCGTTAGAGCGTAACTTACAAACGAATCCTTCTATTCAATTTCTCGAAAAGATCTCCGCCGTACTTAACATTCCTGTTGATGCCCTCCTTTACGATGCACCAAATAAGGAAGCCTTGGATAATGATTGGATGAAAATCGTTGAGGAAGCCATGAAATCAGGTGTTTCGAAGCAACAATTCAGGGAATTCATCGAGTTTAATAAATGGAGAAAAGATAAAGAATAG
- a CDS encoding anti-repressor SinI family protein, whose protein sequence is MEMDQEWVDLISEARSLGFKKEEISAFFERKCLELQLEERNGS, encoded by the coding sequence ATGGAAATGGATCAAGAATGGGTGGATTTAATATCAGAAGCACGAAGCTTGGGTTTTAAAAAAGAGGAGATAAGTGCTTTTTTTGAACGGAAATGCCTTGAGCTTCAGTTAGAGGAGAGGAATGGAAGCTAA
- the hpf gene encoding ribosome hibernation-promoting factor, HPF/YfiA family, with protein MNYNVRGENIEVTPAIREYVEKKIGKLERYFNNTPDANVLVNLKVNNNTSKVEVTIPMQNLVLRAEEENADMYAAIDLINDKLERQIRKHKTKVNRKFRNNLSTTPEAFAFNTDVDEMVDEFQDDDDVEVVRNKRFDLKPMDSEEAILQMNMLGHSFFVYTNADTNTTNVVYRRKDGRYGLIEPS; from the coding sequence ATGAATTACAACGTACGCGGTGAAAACATTGAGGTAACTCCAGCAATTCGAGAATACGTCGAAAAGAAAATTGGCAAGTTAGAACGATATTTTAACAATACACCAGATGCAAATGTGTTAGTTAATTTGAAAGTGAACAATAATACATCCAAGGTCGAAGTGACGATTCCTATGCAGAATTTGGTTCTTCGTGCTGAAGAGGAAAATGCGGATATGTATGCTGCCATTGACTTGATCAATGATAAGCTTGAACGCCAAATTCGTAAACATAAAACGAAGGTCAATCGTAAATTCAGAAACAACTTATCAACGACTCCTGAAGCATTTGCTTTCAATACGGACGTTGACGAAATGGTCGATGAATTCCAAGATGATGATGATGTTGAAGTGGTCCGCAATAAGCGCTTCGATTTGAAGCCAATGGACAGTGAAGAAGCGATTTTGCAAATGAATATGCTTGGTCATAGCTTCTTCGTTTACACGAATGCAGATACTAACACAACGAATGTCGTATACCGTCGTAAAGATGGGCGCTACGGCTTGATTGAACCTAGCTAA
- the fliS gene encoding flagellar export chaperone FliS, translating to MAINNPYQSYQQNSVNTASPGELTLMLYNGCLKFIMLGRKAIEAGNIEAKNTNIIKAQNIIHELMVTLNMDVEVSKEMMSLYDFMNRRLIEANMKNDVAALDEVEVLVSDFRDTWKEVIQINRKKQFSQSGQV from the coding sequence ATGGCGATTAATAATCCCTATCAATCGTATCAACAAAATTCGGTCAATACAGCGTCGCCAGGAGAGCTGACATTGATGCTTTACAATGGCTGCCTGAAGTTCATCATGCTTGGGCGGAAGGCCATAGAAGCAGGGAATATCGAAGCGAAAAACACGAACATCATCAAGGCGCAAAACATCATCCATGAATTGATGGTGACGCTGAACATGGATGTCGAGGTATCCAAGGAAATGATGAGTCTATATGACTTCATGAATCGACGCCTGATTGAGGCGAATATGAAAAATGATGTTGCTGCCTTGGACGAGGTGGAAGTACTTGTCAGCGACTTCCGTGATACGTGGAAGGAAGTCATTCAGATCAATCGGAAAAAACAATTCAGCCAAAGCGGGCAAGTGTAA
- a CDS encoding flagellar hook-associated protein 2, producing the protein MVRISGLASGMDIDELVKSMMQAERVPLDKLTQKKQYSEWQRDDYRSINTALSELDTLIRDGIGKQSSFIKKKVSVSNPDAISVKNISSASDFTGNIKVNSLAKAATMTSTEKSAVTDAKKKLSDLGITAPQEITIQAPNKEGGFDTEVKDGVTSVKPYTLTLNADDTLESVINKINANSGVTLFFDQNSQNFSITAKNTGDVKDGPEIKLGGSGDFFAALKLSSNNEEAGGTKGENASITYNGLDISRPSNTFQINGAEITVKQKTAETVTFSSNADVDAILDTVTQFVNKYNEIIKKVQDKTGEAKYRSFTPLTAEQKKEMTEDEVKLWEEKAKSGTLKSDSTLKSLLTTMRSSLYTAVDGVTGKNNLSSIGITTTKNYLEGGKLTIDEDKLRAAISEDPNAIYNMFMADGTGKAEKGLARRLRDDIQSSMKVITEKAGKAGYVNNNFTIGKMVNGLDTRISAFEAKLTKLESRYYSQFTAMEKAIQKANSQSSSLASYFS; encoded by the coding sequence GTGGTAAGAATCAGTGGTTTGGCAAGTGGAATGGATATTGATGAATTAGTTAAAAGCATGATGCAGGCGGAACGGGTGCCTTTGGATAAATTGACACAGAAAAAGCAATACTCCGAGTGGCAGCGCGATGATTACCGCTCGATCAATACTGCTTTATCGGAATTGGATACGCTCATCCGGGATGGGATTGGAAAGCAGTCCTCCTTCATTAAAAAGAAGGTATCGGTTTCGAATCCAGATGCCATATCCGTGAAAAATATAAGTTCGGCAAGTGACTTTACAGGAAATATCAAGGTCAACAGTCTTGCCAAGGCAGCAACGATGACCAGTACGGAAAAGTCGGCTGTTACGGACGCGAAAAAGAAACTGTCGGATTTGGGCATCACGGCGCCTCAGGAGATTACGATACAAGCTCCAAATAAAGAGGGTGGATTCGATACGGAAGTCAAGGACGGAGTAACCTCGGTAAAGCCGTACACCCTTACGCTTAATGCCGATGATACGCTGGAGAGCGTCATCAATAAAATTAATGCCAACTCGGGAGTCACGCTGTTTTTTGATCAAAATTCGCAAAACTTTTCAATCACCGCTAAAAATACGGGGGATGTAAAGGATGGCCCTGAAATTAAACTTGGGGGCAGCGGGGATTTTTTTGCTGCGTTAAAACTGAGCAGCAACAATGAAGAAGCTGGCGGCACAAAAGGGGAAAATGCATCCATTACGTATAATGGCCTGGACATTTCCCGTCCTTCGAATACGTTCCAAATCAATGGAGCGGAAATAACGGTAAAGCAGAAAACGGCCGAGACCGTCACATTCTCTTCCAACGCTGATGTGGATGCGATTTTGGACACGGTGACGCAGTTCGTGAACAAATACAACGAAATCATAAAAAAAGTCCAGGATAAAACAGGTGAAGCGAAATATCGCTCTTTCACTCCGCTGACTGCCGAGCAAAAGAAGGAAATGACGGAGGATGAAGTGAAGCTATGGGAAGAGAAGGCGAAAAGTGGAACATTAAAAAGCGATTCGACCCTTAAAAGCCTCTTGACCACGATGAGATCCTCCCTATACACGGCTGTGGATGGGGTTACGGGAAAGAACAATCTCAGCAGTATTGGCATAACGACGACCAAGAATTACTTGGAGGGCGGCAAACTAACGATCGACGAGGACAAGCTTCGGGCGGCGATCAGTGAGGATCCGAATGCAATTTATAATATGTTCATGGCTGATGGAACGGGGAAAGCCGAAAAAGGGTTGGCACGCCGTTTGCGTGATGATATACAATCTTCCATGAAGGTCATCACCGAAAAAGCGGGGAAGGCTGGATATGTGAATAACAATTTTACCATTGGGAAAATGGTCAATGGGCTGGATACGAGGATTTCAGCGTTCGAAGCGAAGTTAACGAAGCTGGAATCTCGCTATTACAGTCAATTCACGGCCATGGAAAAGGCGATTCAAAAGGCGAACAGCCAAAGTTCATCGTTAGCATCTTATTTTAGTTAA
- the flaG gene encoding flagellar protein FlaG, translating into MLESLSTNILSSQLRTAISDGISSYYQREMNTLAYSEQSVESSQPTKEKVQEVVESLNTFLNPTHTAVRFEYHEKLNEYYVKVVDDVTDETIREIPPKKLLDFYAAMTEFVGIMVDEKI; encoded by the coding sequence ATGCTGGAGAGTTTGTCCACGAATATTCTTTCCTCACAACTCAGAACGGCCATCTCGGATGGAATCAGTTCTTATTATCAGCGTGAAATGAATACGCTAGCTTATTCAGAGCAAAGTGTGGAAAGCAGTCAGCCTACAAAGGAAAAGGTTCAAGAAGTGGTGGAGAGCTTAAACACCTTCCTGAACCCGACACATACGGCGGTTCGCTTTGAGTATCATGAAAAGCTTAATGAGTATTATGTCAAGGTAGTGGATGATGTTACCGATGAGACGATCAGGGAGATTCCGCCTAAGAAATTATTGGATTTCTATGCGGCAATGACGGAGTTTGTCGGCATAATGGTGGATGAAAAAATATAA